A stretch of Schistocerca cancellata isolate TAMUIC-IGC-003103 chromosome 3, iqSchCanc2.1, whole genome shotgun sequence DNA encodes these proteins:
- the LOC126175303 gene encoding cuticle protein 16.5-like isoform X8 — MYKLVILPLLFAAVSAGYLGGVAVAPAAVAAPAIAAPVAYAAPAIAAAPALAVAPALRAAPLALAAPAIAAPLPYAAAAPILKIH, encoded by the exons ATGTACAAGCTG GTGATCCTGCCCCTGCTGTTCGCCGCCGTGTCGGCCGGCTACCTGGGAGGCGTCGCCGTGGCGCCAGCGGCAgtcgccgcccccgccatcgccgcccccgtggcctacgccgcccccgccatcgccgccgcccccgccttgGCCGTGGCCCCCGCTCTGCGCGCCGCCCCTCTGGCTctcgccgcccccgccatcgccgcTCCTCTGCCCTACGCAGCTGCGGCACCGATCCTCAAGATCCACTGA
- the LOC126175303 gene encoding cuticle protein 16.5-like isoform X10, whose product MYKLVILPLLFAAVSAGYLGGVAVAPAAVAAPAIAAPVAYAAPAIAAAPALAVAPALRAAPLALAAPAIAAPLPYAAAAPILKIH is encoded by the coding sequence GTGATCCTGCCCCTGCTGTTCGCCGCCGTGTCGGCCGGCTACCTGGGAGGCGTCGCCGTGGCGCCAGCGGCAgtcgccgcccccgccatcgccgcccccgtggcctacgccgcccccgccatcgccgccgcccccgccttgGCCGTGGCCCCCGCTCTGCGCGCCGCCCCTCTGGCTctcgccgcccccgccatcgccgcTCCTCTGCCCTACGCAGCTGCGGCACCGATCCTCAAGATCCACTGA